The genomic region tctattcgccacttgctaagccttggcgaaaagaagaggcctaaaGTCACTTGATCGtagctgaatatttttttattttcacatacaaatttttcgccTAGAAAGCAGCGGAATTCTCTAACGAGCATAGAAGTAGGGAATCGAAAGCGGCCATACATTTTTTAGgatactttataattttttttttctcccccAAAGGTACACGTTTTGGTGCCATGTTGGATCAATTAACTGATCGATGCGGCACCATGGGATTGTTGGTGACACTCAGCTACTTTTATCCGAAGTATATATTCTGGTTCCAAGTGTCAATAGCCATAGATGTCGCCTGCCATTGGCTGTACATGCAGACGTAAGTATTTACTTATATTCCATTTATTTATCTCTAGGTCTCTAGTTTTACtgttttcataaatttgtaCAGGAGCGTCATGGTTGGCAAAACATCCCACAAATCATTCAATGTCAATGAAAATGTGATAATGCGCACctattatcaaaaaaatgtacTCACATTTATGTGCTGTGCAAATGAACTTTTTTACGTTTGCTTATATCTCCTGTATTTCACATATGGACCATTAAGTAAGTATTGTTTACATGCGTAAGTACGTATTTTGTATTCTCAAACTTggaaatactaaataaattttatatttattattcaacaGTCTTTGGACTTTCACTTTTTAAACTTCTGGCTCTCGCTATGGCTCCATTTGCTCTGCTGAAGTCATTTATCTCCTGTCTACATGCCTACGTAGCCAGCATTGATTTAGTCGCATTGGATGTGCGTGAACGTGAAGCCAAGCGTCAGAAGGAAGATGGAAAGAAGGCAGAATAGATTTGCATATaatcatatacgagtatatcgaATTACGAAAGAAAACGCTTTTCCTGAAAAGTGTGGTTGTTATTAGTTATGatctgatttaatttattttattttatatgcagtaatttttaattttttttttagtgattttattaGTTATTATGAAGTCTTAAATGTACCTTAGTGTTATATTCTTGGATATAGTGACGTTAATAGCCCATATTTCTTagtaaagttttataaaaagtgaaacaCTATAAACTTCCAGCCTTTTGTTGGCGCTGTAGTATTTTTTGTTGGCATAAttgatatacgagtatgtaagtaAAGGTAGAGTAAAGTAgaagtaaaaatgtgtgtaatGATTTACTAAATAACTGCATGCTATCACCATTAATTGTGGAAAACccgcattttttttaacaaatataacTTCGTTGTTTATAAATgtgtacaaaaaatattagaaaagtgGCAAACCCAAAACTACCAAAATAGATGTAACAGAATGTAGCCATGGTGGGCGGATACTTGAATTTGGATCCAATGTAAGATGAAGAGAATTTCAAATTAAGAATTGAACTATAAGTGTTAACCATCACAAATACTAATACCACTTAACATTTGTAACTTTTCAACTATGATAATTGTAATCATACTAGCTGAAGTAAACTACTTTTTATGTAATATGCTTATGTATGCACTAGAAAAGAATCAGGTTAAACAAAGGAGGATCGAGGTTGAAATTATTGAATGTTAAGAAGGTGGTCCTCCAATTGTAACCTAATCAAATacgtaagaaataaaatttcatgtttcaaagcattttttgatttttattccaatCATTCATGCTGTTCAAAAAGTAAGTTTTCCATTTtcactatatatttatatttaaaagggATTCGCTACCGAGCTGTCAAACCGTACGGTCGCATTTAATTCGTTTGTGCTCTATACTTGCTTCTTTCTGTTCTGCGCTACTTAACCtaagtttgctttttaaaattttttccacgtgaaatacaaaaaaaaaattttctgttaaaGCTTTAAACTTACaaattattctgaaaaaaaacgtaatattCCATCAAAATGCCCCCCGGGGCCAACAAGCTGGGGGATAATAGGTTTGCACCTTTATCCTCATCTCCCAAAAGCAATCGGAAAAAACCAATAACCGCAACTCTGGATGCATTATATGCTGCACCATATCATTCAGCTATAAGAAAATCGCTTCGTGCATTTCCAACATcgcctataaaaaatttattagctgAATCTGGTCTTCCCTCACTAAGGGATAACATGGAAGACAGTACTATGAAACTCTACCCTAGGATTATTCTTGGTTCCAACAACATGAATcagctatatacatatactatatcaCCTAAATTACGTAAACTTTGTCATCCACCATGGTTGATGCCTAAAGAATCTTTTATAGACAATCTAGTCCGCCTACCTAAGAACATCACTCCTAATGCGATTTATATCGCTGAATTTCGAGTAGTCGCGAGCGAATTGAAACATAATAGTTGGAGATTTCTTTACACGGACGGCTCTAAAAACTCAAGTACGTCTTTTGCTGTCGTTAGCGAGAAAGGTAAGCCGATATCCTATGGGCTGCTTTTCCCTTTCTATTCTATATTTATTGCTGAGGCCACCGCAATTTTTCACGCTGTTCTACATGCTTCTAAAAACTCTGGAAAGTATGTAATATGTACCGACAGCTTATCATGTTTTCAAGCTATAAAAAATTGCTATAACCAAACTACTGTCATTAATTCAATTAGAGAATAccttattttatatcaaaagaaaattaagctAATGTGGGTTCCTAGCCATGCTGGTATAACAGGAAATTTTTACGCAGACGAATTAGCAAAAGATGCAGCTAACGCGCCCACATTAACACTCAACTTCTTTACAAAATCTGATATATATCGTCTCATCAATGAAAAGAGGCACTCGAAACTCTTCGTCGATTGGATTTCTTATAATCATCATTATACAATAGTCAACTCAGCAAGGATCAAACCAGTATATCCTTCAACAATTCCAGCTAACTTTCTCACTCCATACATACGTCTCCGGATAGGACACACAATAGCTACGCATGCTCACCTCCTTGGTAGCATAAGAACCAATAACTGTCCATTTTGCAACGACGCAGCAACTGTCCTCCACCTATTAGAATTTTGCCCAATGCTTCGAGATAAAAGAGAATGTTACTCTAATACGGATCCTATTTCCCTCCTTTCCAGCCCAACTGaggaaaacataaaaaccatATATCACTTTCTAAAAGATTGCGACCTATTGAAAAGAATTTAACACAAATCATTCCTTCAACGGCCAGCTGATAGCCTCTGATGCTAGCGCTGCATGTTTTTTaggttgtatatatgtaaatttacattgtataagcttatataaataaat from Anastrepha obliqua isolate idAnaObli1 chromosome 2, idAnaObli1_1.0, whole genome shotgun sequence harbors:
- the LOC129238616 gene encoding CDP-diacylglycerol--inositol 3-phosphatidyltransferase isoform X1 — translated: MAGSEHDNVFIFVPNVIGYARIVLALIAFWFMSTNYVIAGWCYVISALLDAVDGHAARAFNQSTRFGAMLDQLTDRCGTMGLLVTLSYFYPKYIFWFQVSIAIDVACHWLYMQTSVMVGKTSHKSFNVNENVIMRTYYQKNVLTFMCCANELFYVCLYLLYFTYGPLIFGLSLFKLLALAMAPFALLKSFISCLHAYVASIDLVALDVREREAKRQKEDGKKAE
- the LOC129238616 gene encoding CDP-diacylglycerol--inositol 3-phosphatidyltransferase isoform X2, translated to MSTNYVIAGWCYVISALLDAVDGHAARAFNQSTRFGAMLDQLTDRCGTMGLLVTLSYFYPKYIFWFQVSIAIDVACHWLYMQTSVMVGKTSHKSFNVNENVIMRTYYQKNVLTFMCCANELFYVCLYLLYFTYGPLIFGLSLFKLLALAMAPFALLKSFISCLHAYVASIDLVALDVREREAKRQKEDGKKAE